Proteins found in one Gammaproteobacteria bacterium genomic segment:
- the guaA gene encoding glutamine-hydrolyzing GMP synthase, with the protein MSHNDIHSDRILILDFGSQYTQLIARRVREAGVYCELHAYDLMDEAGVREFAPTGIILSGGPESVTGDDSPRAPQIVFELGVPVLGICYGMQTMAAQLGGKVETADHHEYGYAQVRAHGHTQLLKDIEDHTSPEGYGLLDVWMSHGDRVIELPPNFKLMASTESAPMAGMADERRHFYGIQFHPEVTHTHQGERIINRFVHDICGCQALWTADNIIDDNIRKVREQVGEDEVVLGLSGGVDSSVVAALLHKAIGKQLTCVFVDNGLLRLHEGDQVMATFAEHMGVHVIRVNAQDRFMAALAGESDPEKKRKIIGNLFIDIFEEESAKLANAKWLAQGTIYPDVIESAGAKSGKAHVIKSHHNVGGLPDYMKLGLVEPLRELFKDEVRRLGTELGLPYDMVYRHPFPGPGLGVRILGEVKKEYADILRPADAIFIEELHKHDWYHKVSQAFAVFLPVKSVGVTGDGRRYDYVVSLRAVETIDFMTARWAHLPYELLEEVSRRIINEVPGISRVAYDISSKPPATIEWE; encoded by the coding sequence ATGAGTCACAACGACATCCATTCCGATCGCATCCTGATCCTCGATTTTGGCTCGCAATATACGCAACTCATTGCCAGACGAGTGCGTGAGGCGGGTGTGTATTGCGAACTGCACGCCTACGATCTGATGGATGAGGCGGGCGTGCGCGAGTTTGCGCCCACCGGCATCATCCTCTCCGGCGGCCCGGAATCGGTAACCGGCGATGATTCTCCCCGGGCCCCCCAGATCGTGTTTGAACTGGGTGTGCCGGTGTTGGGTATCTGTTACGGCATGCAGACCATGGCCGCACAGCTGGGCGGCAAGGTGGAAACCGCCGACCATCATGAATACGGCTATGCACAGGTGCGCGCGCACGGCCACACTCAGCTGTTAAAGGATATCGAGGATCACACCAGCCCTGAAGGCTATGGTCTGCTGGATGTGTGGATGAGTCACGGTGACCGCGTCATCGAATTGCCGCCCAACTTTAAATTGATGGCCTCTACCGAATCCGCGCCGATGGCCGGCATGGCCGATGAGCGGCGCCATTTTTACGGTATCCAGTTCCATCCTGAAGTGACACACACGCATCAGGGTGAGCGCATCATTAATCGCTTCGTACATGATATCTGTGGTTGCCAGGCATTGTGGACCGCTGACAACATCATCGACGACAACATCCGCAAAGTTCGCGAGCAGGTAGGTGAGGATGAGGTTGTCCTGGGTCTTTCCGGTGGTGTCGATAGTTCGGTCGTTGCAGCACTCTTGCACAAGGCCATCGGCAAACAGTTGACTTGCGTGTTTGTCGATAATGGCCTGCTGCGGCTTCACGAAGGTGATCAGGTCATGGCCACCTTTGCCGAACACATGGGTGTACACGTAATTCGGGTTAATGCGCAGGATCGTTTCATGGCGGCATTGGCCGGCGAGAGTGATCCCGAGAAAAAACGCAAGATCATCGGCAACCTGTTTATCGATATTTTCGAGGAAGAGTCGGCTAAGCTCGCCAATGCCAAGTGGTTGGCACAGGGCACCATCTACCCTGACGTGATCGAGTCTGCCGGCGCCAAGTCCGGCAAGGCGCACGTCATCAAATCACACCATAATGTTGGCGGTCTGCCAGACTATATGAAGTTGGGCCTGGTGGAACCGCTACGCGAGTTATTTAAAGATGAAGTGCGTAGGCTGGGTACCGAGCTGGGGCTTCCCTATGACATGGTTTACCGTCACCCCTTCCCGGGGCCGGGGCTGGGCGTACGTATCCTCGGTGAAGTGAAAAAAGAGTATGCCGATATTCTGCGCCCGGCCGATGCCATCTTCATCGAAGAGCTGCACAAGCACGACTGGTATCACAAGGTCAGCCAGGCCTTTGCCGTGTTTCTGCCGGTGAAGTCAGTGGGCGTGACTGGTGATGGCCGGCGCTACGATTACGTGGTGTCACTGCGTGCAGTCGAGACCATCGATTTTATGACGGCGCGCTGGGCACACCTCCCCTACGAACTGCTGGAAGAAGTATCGCGGCGCATTATCAATGAAGTGCCCGGGATTTCGCGTGTGGCCTACGATATCTCCAGCAAGCCGCCCGCCACAATCGAGTGGGAATGA
- the guaB gene encoding IMP dehydrogenase has translation MRIAQEALTFDDVLLIPAHSTVMPKEVSLVTQLTREITLNIPLISAAMDTVTEARLAISMAQEGGIGIIHKNMTGEQQAEQVRLVKKYESGVIKDPISVNPNASIRDVLALTRAHNISGVPVVDGEELVGIVTGRDLRFETRFDSPVSSIMTGKDKLVTVKEGATNDEVLALLHNYRIEKVLVVDDNFRLRGLITVKDIQKASEYPNACKDSQGRLRVGAAVGTGDGTAERVAALVEAGVDVVVVDTAHGHSQGVLDRVSWVKKNFPQVQVIGGNIATADAARALVAAGADGVKVGIGPGSICTTRIVAGVGVPQITAIDNVATALIGTGVPLIADGGIRYSGDVAKALVAGAYSIMIGSMFAGTEEAPGEVELFQGRSYKSYRGMGSLGAMTGAEGSSDRYFQEGSKADKLVPEGIEGRVPFKGPLAPVVHQLLGGIRSSMGYTGCATIDKMRTTPEFVRVTSAGMAESHVHDVQITKEAPNYRV, from the coding sequence ATGCGTATAGCTCAAGAAGCCCTTACTTTCGATGATGTTTTACTGATTCCCGCCCATTCTACCGTCATGCCCAAGGAAGTGAGCCTGGTCACCCAACTGACACGGGAGATCACCCTGAATATTCCGCTGATTTCCGCCGCCATGGACACTGTGACCGAGGCACGCCTGGCCATCAGCATGGCGCAGGAGGGCGGTATCGGCATCATTCACAAAAATATGACCGGCGAGCAGCAGGCGGAACAGGTGCGGCTGGTGAAGAAATACGAGAGCGGGGTGATCAAGGACCCCATTTCGGTGAACCCCAATGCCAGTATCCGTGACGTACTGGCCCTGACCCGCGCCCACAATATCTCCGGCGTGCCGGTGGTGGATGGCGAGGAACTGGTCGGTATCGTCACCGGGCGTGATCTGCGCTTCGAGACCCGCTTCGACAGCCCCGTTTCCAGCATCATGACCGGTAAAGACAAACTGGTGACGGTAAAAGAGGGGGCCACTAACGACGAAGTGCTGGCCCTGCTGCACAATTACCGCATAGAGAAGGTGCTGGTGGTCGATGATAATTTTCGGCTGCGCGGCCTGATCACCGTCAAGGACATCCAGAAGGCCTCGGAATATCCCAATGCCTGCAAGGACAGCCAGGGCCGGCTGCGGGTGGGCGCGGCGGTGGGTACCGGCGACGGCACCGCAGAGCGCGTTGCGGCCCTGGTCGAGGCCGGGGTGGACGTGGTGGTGGTGGACACCGCCCACGGTCATTCGCAGGGCGTGCTGGATCGCGTCAGCTGGGTCAAGAAGAATTTCCCGCAGGTGCAGGTGATCGGCGGCAATATCGCCACCGCTGATGCGGCCAGGGCCCTGGTGGCGGCCGGCGCCGACGGTGTGAAGGTGGGCATTGGTCCCGGTTCCATCTGCACCACCCGTATCGTGGCCGGCGTCGGCGTACCGCAGATCACCGCGATCGACAACGTGGCGACTGCGCTGATCGGCACCGGCGTGCCCCTGATCGCCGACGGTGGTATCCGCTACTCCGGCGATGTAGCCAAGGCCCTGGTGGCCGGCGCCTATTCCATCATGATCGGCAGCATGTTTGCGGGCACCGAGGAGGCGCCGGGTGAGGTGGAGCTGTTTCAGGGGCGTTCCTACAAATCCTATCGTGGGATGGGATCGCTGGGGGCCATGACCGGTGCCGAGGGCTCCAGCGACCGTTATTTCCAGGAAGGCAGCAAGGCCGACAAGCTGGTGCCAGAAGGTATTGAAGGCCGCGTGCCCTTCAAGGGCCCGCTGGCGCCGGTGGTCCATCAGCTGCTCGGCGGTATTCGTTCCAGCATGGGTTATACCGGCTGCGCGACGATTGACAAGATGCGCACTACGCCGGAATTTGTGCGAGTCACCAGTGCCGGCATGGCGGAGAGCCATGTGCATGATGTGCAAATCACCAAAGAGGCACCCAACTACCGGGTATGA
- a CDS encoding SoxXA-binding protein translates to MNKSLIFGALIFALSGCSMFSGGDSAGSANAAAANSAIAAAEAALEKARGVEGEWRDADKKMLKAAKAAASKGEFEEAIKLADKAKFEGEMGYTQAMQQKDAGPWLF, encoded by the coding sequence ATGAACAAATCTTTGATTTTTGGTGCCCTGATCTTCGCCCTCAGTGGTTGCTCAATGTTTAGCGGTGGCGACTCTGCAGGTTCCGCTAACGCCGCTGCCGCCAATTCGGCTATCGCCGCTGCTGAGGCCGCGCTGGAAAAGGCCCGTGGCGTTGAGGGTGAATGGCGTGATGCCGACAAGAAGATGCTCAAGGCCGCCAAGGCTGCTGCCAGCAAGGGTGAGTTTGAAGAGGCGATCAAGCTGGCCGACAAGGCCAAGTTTGAGGGCGAAATGGGCTACACACAGGCCATGCAACAGAAGGACGCTGGACCCTGGTTGTTCTAA
- a CDS encoding formyltransferase family protein — MFTFECDNRFDFNHNITEISRQYSLPLTDRPIGKNDLEQLRQEGCELVITAGYRYKVPDLSSVGIKGINIHPTLLPVGRGPWPLPWTILSGQQRSGVTIHKLTPDFDAGDILVQREFALEANENLESLSAKTQLQAKAMLTDLMDNFTDAWQSARPQGEEYSAWPRPSIADRTLDWNAGVAKLDTLCRAFGKMGCYGKFDGKIWIVYRLVAWPAHHDYESGAVVHQTNTEMIVAAAEGLVSLQYFEPASLIAG, encoded by the coding sequence GTGTTCACCTTCGAGTGCGATAACCGTTTTGATTTCAATCACAACATAACCGAAATCAGCCGGCAATATTCTCTGCCGTTAACGGATCGACCAATCGGCAAAAACGACCTGGAACAATTGCGGCAGGAAGGTTGCGAGCTGGTGATCACCGCAGGCTACCGCTACAAGGTTCCGGACTTGTCCTCAGTCGGTATCAAAGGCATCAATATCCACCCCACTCTGTTGCCGGTGGGCAGGGGACCCTGGCCGCTTCCGTGGACGATTTTATCCGGCCAGCAACGCAGTGGCGTGACGATACACAAACTGACTCCGGACTTTGATGCGGGCGACATCCTGGTGCAGCGCGAGTTTGCGCTGGAAGCCAATGAAAACCTTGAGTCTCTCAGCGCCAAAACCCAACTCCAGGCCAAGGCGATGCTGACCGATCTCATGGATAATTTTACGGACGCGTGGCAAAGCGCCCGGCCGCAGGGGGAGGAATACAGTGCCTGGCCACGGCCTTCCATCGCCGATCGCACCCTGGATTGGAATGCCGGCGTGGCGAAGCTGGATACCCTCTGCCGGGCTTTCGGCAAAATGGGATGTTATGGAAAATTCGATGGCAAAATCTGGATTGTCTACAGGCTCGTCGCCTGGCCGGCCCATCACGATTACGAGAGCGGCGCGGTCGTGCACCAGACGAACACAGAAATGATCGTGGCGGCCGCTGAAGGCCTTGTCAGCCTTCAGTATTTTGAACCTGCATCGTTGATAGCAGGCTAG
- a CDS encoding ABC transporter ATP-binding protein, whose protein sequence is MTHKFERYLAWQKRIARFFLPYLKPDHTKLYLLSAFSLLMTATNAFLIWKLGTAVSQISGGEFGQLNNTLLMIAALALLNQVLRIAYAYVYQRLSLAFVDRLRGKMFEHIMEVSVPILQRFKKGDLMARLSSDVDRALTYVINLPLNLFENITVFVAYAVVLLWIDWKLSLIALTMAPLFFLSQLYVAPKSGEISRQFTKERVELANIEEQTLSNLRGISTFNSELFMRDTHKTQFDSARKWALKTREIQILYNSLFTALLYFAGVVVVYSGIAEIESGQLAIGALVSFLIYIRNITGPIRTLARIPITLQSDRVAAERLMEILAMEPAVEDRESGRSLRVPHGDILFKDVSFTYPNQDRPVFSRLSAQIRAGESVALVGPSGAGKSTFAGLLLRFHDPQQGSICIDGVDIKSVSLRSLRNQISIVWQEPFLVNGSIRQNFYLAKPDATEAQMQDACNSSYAWEFVAGLEHGLDTVIGANGIELSAGQRQRLAIAQAFLRDTPLLILDEASSALDSRSEQMVADALQALRKQRTTVIIAHRFSSIRSVDRILYIDGKGCLTVGTHQELLDQHSEYKAAVDWQMAERPGDVG, encoded by the coding sequence ATGACTCATAAATTTGAACGATACCTGGCGTGGCAGAAACGGATCGCGCGGTTTTTTCTGCCCTATTTAAAGCCGGACCATACCAAGCTGTATCTCCTGAGCGCCTTCAGCCTGCTCATGACCGCCACCAATGCCTTCTTGATCTGGAAACTCGGCACGGCCGTGTCGCAGATCAGCGGAGGAGAATTCGGCCAGCTGAATAATACCTTGCTGATGATCGCCGCGCTGGCTTTGCTTAACCAGGTGCTACGTATTGCCTACGCGTATGTCTACCAGCGCCTAAGCCTCGCCTTCGTCGACAGGCTCAGGGGCAAAATGTTCGAGCACATCATGGAGGTTTCGGTTCCCATTCTGCAGCGCTTCAAGAAGGGCGACTTGATGGCCCGACTGAGCAGCGATGTGGACCGTGCCCTGACCTATGTGATTAATCTGCCACTCAACCTATTTGAGAACATCACTGTATTTGTTGCCTATGCCGTTGTGCTGCTATGGATCGACTGGAAGTTATCTCTGATTGCGCTGACCATGGCCCCCCTCTTTTTTCTGTCCCAGTTATATGTGGCGCCAAAAAGCGGCGAAATTTCCCGCCAATTCACCAAGGAACGGGTCGAGCTGGCCAACATCGAGGAGCAGACGCTGAGTAATTTGCGGGGCATCAGCACCTTCAATAGCGAGCTGTTCATGCGCGATACGCACAAGACCCAGTTTGATAGCGCGCGGAAGTGGGCGTTGAAAACCAGAGAGATTCAGATTCTCTATAACTCCCTGTTTACCGCGCTACTGTATTTTGCGGGTGTCGTAGTCGTCTACAGCGGCATCGCGGAAATCGAGTCGGGACAATTAGCCATTGGTGCGCTGGTCAGCTTTCTGATTTATATCCGCAACATCACCGGGCCCATTCGCACCCTGGCGCGCATACCGATTACGTTGCAATCCGACCGCGTTGCGGCGGAGCGTCTGATGGAAATCCTGGCAATGGAGCCCGCCGTCGAGGACAGAGAAAGCGGCCGGTCGCTGCGTGTGCCGCACGGTGACATTCTGTTCAAGGATGTGTCGTTCACCTACCCGAATCAGGACCGGCCGGTATTTTCCCGGCTTTCCGCTCAGATCCGTGCCGGTGAATCCGTTGCCCTGGTCGGGCCGAGCGGGGCCGGCAAGTCTACCTTTGCCGGTTTGTTGTTACGCTTCCATGATCCACAGCAGGGATCCATCTGCATCGACGGCGTGGACATCAAGTCCGTCAGCCTGCGATCGCTGCGCAATCAGATCTCCATCGTCTGGCAGGAACCGTTTTTGGTCAACGGCAGCATTCGGCAGAATTTTTACCTGGCAAAACCGGATGCGACGGAAGCGCAGATGCAGGATGCCTGCAACTCCAGTTATGCCTGGGAATTCGTCGCCGGCCTGGAGCATGGTTTGGACACTGTCATCGGCGCCAACGGCATTGAGTTATCGGCCGGGCAACGGCAACGTCTGGCCATTGCCCAGGCCTTTCTGCGTGATACGCCGCTATTGATTCTGGATGAGGCCTCATCCGCGCTCGACAGCCGATCCGAGCAAATGGTTGCGGACGCCTTGCAGGCCCTGCGCAAGCAACGCACCACGGTGATTATCGCCCATCGCTTTTCTTCCATCCGCAGTGTGGACAGGATTCTCTATATCGATGGAAAGGGTTGCCTGACAGTGGGCACGCACCAGGAGTTACTTGATCAGCATAGTGAATACAAGGCTGCCGTCGATTGGCAAATGGCGGAGCGGCCAGGGGATGTCGGTTAA
- a CDS encoding 2OG-Fe(II) oxygenase: MSIGIETAGRPAPLILPTTEPVADFHPEPDDFCFCNSGKRFGGCCGSTDLVRPPPYGLFMFENFLDPKQARELTDYAEQCEGERLMVIDNIQSTPDNIVKVEDPRRITERVKLGARRKEIQAMMGRAFIDLAQRCVGAKLDWYELPDLMRYRQGGFYVRHADSQNKDEATNTWRKVIDRDLSMLIYLNDGYEGGELSFYKFNYQIRPRAGAAVLFPSDHRYLHQAETLKSGVRYALVSWASVQGVPKIASQPPQCAVPVEYKPGQ; this comes from the coding sequence ATGTCAATTGGAATAGAAACGGCCGGACGCCCGGCGCCACTCATTCTTCCCACCACCGAACCCGTGGCGGATTTTCATCCCGAGCCCGACGATTTCTGCTTCTGTAACAGCGGCAAGCGATTCGGTGGTTGTTGCGGATCCACCGACCTGGTGCGCCCGCCGCCTTATGGGCTGTTCATGTTCGAAAATTTTCTCGATCCCAAGCAGGCCCGGGAGTTGACCGACTATGCCGAGCAGTGCGAGGGCGAGCGCCTGATGGTGATCGATAATATACAGTCCACCCCCGACAACATCGTCAAGGTGGAAGACCCGCGGCGTATTACCGAACGGGTCAAGTTGGGTGCCAGACGCAAGGAAATCCAGGCGATGATGGGGCGGGCTTTTATCGATCTGGCGCAACGGTGTGTCGGCGCCAAACTGGATTGGTACGAGCTGCCCGATTTGATGCGGTACCGGCAAGGGGGATTTTATGTCCGGCACGCCGACAGCCAGAACAAGGATGAGGCGACCAACACGTGGCGCAAGGTGATCGATCGTGATCTCAGCATGCTCATCTACTTAAACGATGGCTATGAAGGCGGCGAGCTGAGCTTTTACAAATTCAATTATCAGATCCGGCCGCGGGCCGGTGCGGCGGTCCTGTTCCCCTCGGACCATCGCTATTTGCACCAGGCCGAAACCCTTAAAAGCGGTGTCCGCTATGCCCTGGTTAGCTGGGCCTCCGTGCAAGGGGTGCCGAAGATTGCGTCGCAGCCGCCCCAATGCGCCGTGCCTGTGGAATATAAGCCGGGTCAATAG
- a CDS encoding SEC-C domain-containing protein encodes MDIESSEMPCPCGSGLVYGACCGKAERSQPHIVAAITTEGVVADEPLTAQLQEALEHIDASPALFPARVNFAEYQSYFIMMSPQTYRDSVFMDPGRIKGSCIIQTDLAWLRSACDKIAGQQTAFIFHTAFCGSTLMSQALDAAYHTLPIREPELLGNLLAYLRNPANSPQDKDAWYRRVMALLSRRFDAQQMAVVKANDYANPLMLAMIERHADAPLLFMHTPLQEFLAGCLKANNRKQWIAQRYAALRQPINQLLGLGPDFTVAEDAYGELAALYWSYNIALFHKAYRSMPARVRSLEFNHMLANPYTAVARCADWFGLMPIEGTTLEQAMAPLLGVYSKNSKFTYSPQQRDGEITALLSAHQAELAAAEELARKLLAADYPEDGLPGDLLGY; translated from the coding sequence ATGGATATCGAATCGAGTGAGATGCCTTGCCCGTGCGGCAGCGGCCTGGTCTACGGAGCCTGTTGCGGCAAGGCCGAGCGCTCGCAGCCCCACATCGTGGCCGCTATAACCACCGAAGGTGTTGTCGCAGACGAGCCGCTGACTGCGCAATTGCAGGAGGCGCTGGAGCACATCGATGCCAGCCCCGCCCTGTTTCCGGCGCGGGTAAATTTTGCCGAATACCAGAGCTACTTCATCATGATGTCGCCGCAGACGTATCGGGACAGCGTGTTTATGGACCCGGGACGCATCAAAGGTAGCTGCATTATCCAAACTGACCTGGCATGGCTACGGTCGGCCTGTGACAAAATCGCCGGTCAACAAACCGCCTTCATCTTTCACACCGCCTTTTGCGGTTCAACACTCATGTCCCAGGCCCTCGACGCGGCGTATCACACGCTGCCGATCCGCGAGCCGGAACTGCTGGGCAACCTGCTGGCATATCTGCGCAATCCGGCCAATTCCCCCCAGGATAAAGATGCCTGGTACCGGCGCGTCATGGCATTGTTGTCACGCCGTTTTGATGCGCAGCAGATGGCGGTGGTCAAGGCCAACGATTATGCCAACCCCCTCATGCTGGCCATGATCGAGCGGCATGCGGACGCCCCTCTGCTGTTTATGCACACCCCGCTGCAAGAATTTCTCGCCGGCTGCCTCAAGGCGAATAACCGCAAGCAGTGGATCGCGCAGCGCTACGCCGCGTTGCGCCAGCCCATCAATCAACTGCTGGGGCTCGGCCCGGACTTCACGGTGGCCGAGGACGCCTATGGGGAACTGGCGGCATTGTATTGGTCGTACAACATCGCACTGTTCCACAAGGCCTACCGCAGCATGCCGGCCCGCGTACGCAGTCTCGAGTTCAATCACATGCTCGCCAATCCCTACACCGCCGTTGCACGATGCGCAGACTGGTTCGGTTTGATGCCGATCGAGGGGACAACGCTTGAGCAGGCCATGGCGCCGCTGCTCGGCGTCTATTCCAAGAACAGTAAATTCACCTACAGCCCGCAACAACGGGACGGAGAAATAACAGCACTATTGTCCGCACATCAGGCGGAGCTGGCGGCGGCGGAGGAATTGGCGCGAAAACTTTTGGCAGCAGATTACCCCGAGGACGGACTGCCCGGCGATTTGCTGGGCTATTGA
- the xseA gene encoding exodeoxyribonuclease VII large subunit: protein MPQTPAPESTLAPEREIYSVSMLNNAARDLLEREFPLIWVEGEISNLARPASGHLYFSLKDADAQLRCAMFKLRNRLVGFRPDNGQQVLVRGRLSLYPARGDYQLIVEHMEEAGDGALRRQFELLKQRLGHEGLFDAGSKQPLPALPRRLGVITSPSGAAIRDILSVLRRRFPSIPVLIYPVPVQGVEAPPAIVEALRTANTRRECDLLILARGGGSLEDLWAFNDEAVARAIHASTLPVVCGVGHEVDVTIADFVADVRAPTPSAAAELVSPDRNEWLDSFAAWQQRLTRSWQTQLARRQQHLDWLRRQLKHPGQRLRERAQRLDELEQRLRLARLGRLRQLQARLNTLRARLYGHSPVQPLRATRLRLDSLQHRSQRAIRARLTQQRARLGNLSRALDAVSPLATLGRGYAIVQKPDGKVVRRVDEVCVGERINTRLGSGRLDCRVEAVHGED from the coding sequence ATGCCGCAGACACCAGCCCCTGAATCGACCCTTGCACCCGAGCGCGAGATCTACAGCGTTTCGATGCTGAACAATGCCGCGCGCGACCTGTTGGAGCGGGAATTTCCGCTGATCTGGGTGGAGGGTGAGATCTCCAACCTCGCCCGCCCCGCCTCCGGCCACCTCTATTTCAGCCTCAAGGATGCCGACGCCCAGCTGCGCTGCGCCATGTTCAAGCTGCGCAACCGGCTGGTGGGTTTCCGCCCCGACAATGGTCAGCAGGTACTGGTGCGCGGACGGCTCAGCCTCTATCCGGCGCGGGGTGACTACCAGCTCATTGTCGAACACATGGAAGAGGCCGGCGACGGCGCCCTGCGCCGCCAGTTCGAGCTACTCAAACAACGCCTGGGTCACGAAGGCCTGTTCGATGCCGGGAGCAAACAACCCCTACCGGCCCTGCCCCGCCGACTGGGGGTGATCACCTCACCCAGCGGGGCGGCCATCCGCGACATCCTCAGCGTGCTCAGGCGGCGCTTTCCAAGCATCCCGGTGCTGATTTACCCCGTGCCGGTGCAAGGGGTGGAGGCGCCACCCGCCATCGTCGAGGCGCTGCGGACGGCGAATACCCGCCGGGAATGCGATCTGCTGATCCTGGCCCGCGGCGGTGGCTCACTGGAAGACCTGTGGGCCTTCAACGACGAGGCGGTGGCCCGCGCCATCCACGCCAGCACCCTTCCGGTGGTCTGCGGCGTGGGCCATGAGGTCGACGTCACCATCGCCGATTTTGTGGCCGATGTGCGTGCGCCCACGCCCTCGGCGGCGGCCGAGCTGGTCAGCCCGGATCGCAACGAGTGGCTGGACAGTTTTGCGGCCTGGCAGCAGCGCCTGACACGCAGTTGGCAGACCCAGCTGGCCCGGCGTCAGCAACACCTGGACTGGCTACGCCGGCAACTGAAACACCCGGGACAGCGACTGCGTGAACGGGCCCAACGGCTGGATGAGCTGGAGCAGCGTCTCAGGCTGGCGCGGCTGGGCCGACTGCGCCAGCTGCAGGCCCGGCTGAACACCCTGCGCGCGCGGCTGTATGGCCACTCGCCGGTGCAGCCGCTGCGCGCGACCCGCCTGCGACTGGACAGCCTGCAGCACCGCAGTCAGCGCGCCATTCGCGCCAGACTGACCCAACAGCGCGCCCGGCTTGGCAATCTCAGCCGGGCGCTGGATGCGGTCAGCCCGCTGGCCACCCTCGGCCGCGGCTACGCCATCGTGCAGAAACCCGACGGCAAGGTCGTGCGCCGCGTCGACGAGGTGTGCGTGGGGGAGCGCATCAACACCCGGCTCGGTAGCGGCCGTCTCGACTGTCGTGTCGAGGCCGTGCACGGGGAGGATTGA
- a CDS encoding peptidoglycan DD-metalloendopeptidase family protein produces the protein MNTAIKWLIYFGLLLTTGLPAIALAATPAASPLPQTAAVPGGIVTLNLGPAEGPAPVVHYQQRRVMVVQADGHWQAVVGIPLTARSGPQNLRLAGRSQTVEFEVQAKDYAEQRLTIKDKRKVNPNPDDLTRIRGERGRIVNALRHWQFQDSVDTRFILPVTGRLSSPFGLRRFFNEQPRKPHSGIDIAAPEGTPIVAPAAGRIIETGDFFFNGNSVFIDHGQGLVTMYCHMSRVEVKAGQRVARGEAIGAVGQTGRVTGPHLHWSVSLNDARVDPGLFFEDLETLLTPAAAPLSEARSAP, from the coding sequence GTGAATACCGCCATCAAATGGCTGATTTACTTTGGCCTGCTGCTCACCACCGGCCTGCCGGCGATCGCCCTGGCGGCAACGCCCGCTGCCAGCCCCCTGCCCCAGACCGCGGCCGTGCCCGGCGGTATCGTCACGCTGAATCTGGGCCCCGCCGAGGGCCCGGCGCCGGTGGTGCATTACCAGCAGCGGCGGGTGATGGTGGTGCAGGCCGACGGGCACTGGCAGGCGGTGGTCGGCATCCCCCTCACTGCCCGCAGTGGCCCGCAGAACCTCAGGCTGGCCGGTCGCAGCCAGACCGTGGAGTTTGAGGTCCAGGCCAAGGACTATGCCGAGCAGCGACTCACCATCAAAGACAAACGCAAGGTCAATCCCAACCCGGATGACCTGACCCGCATTCGTGGCGAACGGGGGCGCATTGTTAACGCGCTACGTCACTGGCAATTTCAGGATAGCGTGGACACCCGCTTCATCCTGCCGGTGACAGGCCGACTCAGCAGCCCCTTCGGCCTGCGGCGTTTTTTCAACGAGCAACCCCGCAAACCCCACAGCGGCATCGATATCGCCGCGCCGGAGGGCACGCCCATTGTCGCCCCCGCCGCCGGGCGCATCATCGAAACCGGGGACTTTTTCTTCAACGGCAACTCGGTGTTCATCGACCATGGCCAGGGGCTGGTGACGATGTACTGCCACATGAGTCGGGTGGAGGTGAAGGCCGGACAGCGGGTCGCGCGTGGCGAGGCCATCGGCGCCGTGGGCCAGACCGGTCGCGTCACCGGCCCGCACCTGCACTGGAGTGTCAGCCTCAACGATGCGCGGGTGGATCCGGGCCTGTTTTTCGAGGATCTCGAGACACTGCTCACGCCCGCCGCGGCCCCGCTGAGCGAGGCCCGCAGCGCCCCCTGA